A genome region from Pseudomonas helmanticensis includes the following:
- a CDS encoding ABC transporter permease has translation MNLSPLNRRRFELFKANKRGWWSLWLFLILFGASLGAELIANDKPLVVHYDNNWYFPAIKRYPETAFGGEFPLEANYKSPYIRELLKAKDAWVLWAPIPYSYQSINYDLKVPAPAPPSADNLLGTDDQGRDVLARVIYGFRISVLFALTLTVLSSIIGVIAGALQGFYGGWVDLAGQRFLEIWSGLPVLYLLIILASFVQPNFWWLLGIMLLFSWMSLVDVVRAEFLRGRNLEYVRAARALGMQNGAIMFRHILPNAMVSTMTFMPFILTGAIGTLTALDFLGFGLPAGSPSLGELVAQGKSNLQAPWLGMSAFAVLALMLSLLVFIGESARDAFDPRK, from the coding sequence ATGAACCTGTCCCCTCTCAACCGCCGCCGCTTCGAACTGTTCAAGGCCAACAAGCGTGGCTGGTGGTCGCTGTGGCTGTTTCTGATCCTGTTCGGCGCAAGCCTCGGCGCCGAGCTGATCGCCAACGACAAACCGCTGGTGGTGCATTACGACAACAACTGGTACTTCCCGGCGATCAAGCGCTACCCGGAAACCGCCTTCGGCGGCGAATTCCCGCTGGAAGCCAACTACAAGAGTCCGTATATCCGCGAACTGCTCAAGGCCAAGGATGCATGGGTGCTGTGGGCGCCGATTCCCTATAGCTACCAAAGCATCAACTACGACCTGAAAGTCCCGGCCCCGGCGCCGCCGTCGGCGGACAACCTGCTGGGCACTGACGATCAGGGCCGTGATGTGTTGGCGCGGGTGATTTACGGTTTCCGCATTTCGGTGCTGTTTGCGCTGACGCTGACCGTGTTGAGTTCGATCATTGGCGTGATTGCCGGCGCGTTGCAGGGATTTTATGGCGGCTGGGTCGATCTGGCCGGGCAGCGTTTCCTGGAGATCTGGTCGGGGTTGCCGGTGCTGTATCTGCTGATCATTCTCGCCAGTTTCGTGCAGCCGAATTTCTGGTGGCTGCTGGGGATCATGCTGCTGTTCTCGTGGATGAGCCTGGTCGACGTGGTGCGCGCCGAGTTCCTCCGTGGCCGCAACCTCGAATACGTCCGAGCAGCACGGGCGCTGGGCATGCAGAACGGCGCGATCATGTTCCGCCATATCCTGCCCAACGCGATGGTCTCGACCATGACGTTCATGCCGTTCATCCTCACCGGCGCCATCGGCACCCTCACCGCGCTCGACTTCCTCGGTTTCGGCTTGCCGGCCGGCAGTCCGTCGCTGGGTGAACTGGTCGCTCAGGGCAAATCCAACCTGCAAGCGCCGTGGCTGGGCATGAGTGCCTTTGCTGTGCTGGCGTTGATGTTGAGTTTGCTGGTGTTTATCGGCGAGTCCGCTCGCGATGCCTTCGACCCGAGGAAGTGA
- a CDS encoding microcin C ABC transporter permease YejB, whose amino-acid sequence MLAYIFRRLLLIIPTLFGILLINFVIIQAAPGGPVEQMIAKLEGFEGATSRIAGGGAEVSVAGSSYRGAQGLDPALIKEIEHMYGFDKSAPERLWIMVKNYATLDFGDSFFRDAKVIDLIKEKMPVSISLGLWSTLIMYLVSIPLGIAKATRHGSHFDVWTSSAIIVGYAIPAFLFAILLIVVFAGGSYLDWFPLRGLTSNNFDELSFGGKILDYFWHLALPVTALVIGNFATMTLLTKNSFLDEINKQYVVTAKAKGLTRHRVLYGHVFRNAMLLVIAGFPSAFIGIFFTGSLLVEVIFSLDGLGLMSFEAAINRDYPVVFGTLFIFTLLGLVVKLIGDLTYTLVDPRIDFESREH is encoded by the coding sequence ATGCTGGCGTATATTTTTCGGCGACTGCTGCTGATCATCCCGACCCTGTTCGGCATCCTGCTGATCAACTTCGTGATCATCCAGGCCGCGCCCGGCGGTCCGGTGGAACAGATGATCGCCAAGCTCGAAGGCTTCGAAGGCGCCACCAGCCGGATTGCCGGCGGCGGTGCCGAAGTGTCGGTCGCCGGCTCGTCGTATCGCGGCGCTCAAGGGCTGGACCCGGCGCTGATCAAGGAAATCGAGCACATGTACGGGTTCGACAAATCGGCCCCGGAACGCCTGTGGATCATGGTCAAGAACTACGCGACGCTGGATTTCGGCGACAGTTTTTTCCGCGACGCCAAGGTCATCGACCTGATCAAGGAAAAGATGCCGGTGTCGATCTCGCTCGGGCTGTGGAGCACGCTGATCATGTACCTGGTGTCGATCCCGCTGGGGATCGCCAAGGCCACGCGGCACGGCAGCCACTTCGATGTGTGGACCAGTTCGGCGATCATCGTCGGTTATGCGATTCCGGCGTTCCTCTTTGCAATCCTGCTGATCGTGGTGTTTGCCGGCGGCAGTTATCTCGACTGGTTCCCGCTGAGAGGCCTGACCTCGAACAACTTCGATGAACTGAGCTTCGGCGGCAAGATCCTCGATTACTTCTGGCACCTGGCGCTGCCGGTGACCGCGCTGGTGATCGGCAACTTCGCGACCATGACCCTGCTGACCAAAAACAGCTTCCTCGACGAGATCAACAAACAATACGTGGTCACCGCCAAGGCCAAAGGCCTGACCCGCCATCGCGTGCTCTACGGCCACGTGTTCCGCAACGCCATGCTGCTGGTGATTGCCGGGTTCCCGTCGGCGTTCATCGGCATCTTTTTCACCGGCTCGTTGCTGGTGGAAGTGATCTTCTCCCTCGACGGCCTCGGCCTGATGAGCTTTGAAGCAGCGATCAACCGCGACTACCCGGTGGTGTTCGGCACCCTGTTCATCTTCACCCTGCTCGGGCTGGTGGTGAAACTGATCGGCGACCTCACCTACACCCTGGTCGATCCGCGCATCGACTTCGAAAGCCGGGAGCATTGA
- a CDS encoding extracellular solute-binding protein, translating into MTPIRALLVQASGLLFAGLACAAPQHAVTLYNEPPKYPADFKQFDYVNPDAPKGGIFRQAGFGGFDSLNPFISKGVPADDIGQIYDTLTKHSLDEPFTEYGLIAARIEKAPDNSWVRFYLRPEARFHDGHPVRAEDVVFSFDTLTKEGSPLFRGYYSDVSEAIAEDPLKVLFKFKHSNNRELPLILGQLPVLPKHWWAHRDFSKGNLEIPLGSGPYKVAQVKAGRSVRYERVKDYWGKDLPVNRGFYNFDTMTTDYYRDNTVALEALKAGQFDYWLEMTAKNWANAYNIPAVTEGRLIKEQIANSNPTGMQGFVYNLRRPVFQDVRVRQALGLLFDFEWTNKQLFNGAYFRTRSYFENSEMAATGLPDADQRAILEPFRSKLPAQVFSEAFDNPKTDASGMIRTQQREAYQLLQEAGWKIVDDKMVDATGKPVVIEFLLAQTEFERVLLPFKRNLSDLGIDLVIRRVDVSQYINRVRSRDFDMMVGSFPQSNSPGNEQREYWMSAAADKPSSRNTMGLKDPTVDQLVENLINAESRVSLVAHARALDRVLQWGYYVVPNWHIKTWRVAYWNHIGHPKVSPKYDIGISTWWVKPDAKPAVEVETKLLADPVGTE; encoded by the coding sequence ATGACGCCCATCCGCGCCCTGCTCGTCCAGGCCAGCGGCTTGCTGTTCGCCGGGCTGGCCTGTGCCGCCCCGCAACACGCCGTGACCCTGTACAACGAGCCGCCGAAATACCCGGCCGATTTCAAGCAATTCGACTACGTGAACCCCGACGCGCCGAAGGGCGGGATTTTCCGTCAGGCTGGTTTCGGCGGCTTCGACAGCCTCAACCCGTTCATCAGCAAAGGCGTGCCGGCCGATGACATCGGGCAGATCTACGACACCCTGACCAAGCACAGCCTCGACGAACCGTTCACCGAATACGGCCTGATCGCCGCCAGGATCGAAAAGGCCCCGGACAACAGCTGGGTGCGTTTCTACCTGCGCCCGGAAGCGCGTTTCCACGATGGCCATCCAGTACGCGCCGAAGACGTCGTGTTCAGTTTCGACACGCTGACCAAAGAAGGCTCGCCACTGTTTCGCGGCTACTACAGCGACGTGTCCGAAGCGATCGCCGAAGACCCGCTCAAGGTGCTGTTCAAGTTCAAGCACAGCAACAACCGCGAGTTGCCGTTGATCCTCGGGCAGTTGCCGGTGCTGCCGAAACACTGGTGGGCCCATCGCGATTTCAGCAAGGGCAACCTGGAGATTCCGCTGGGCAGCGGCCCGTACAAGGTCGCCCAAGTGAAGGCCGGCCGCTCGGTGCGCTACGAGCGGGTCAAGGACTACTGGGGCAAAGACCTGCCGGTCAATCGTGGCTTCTACAACTTCGACACGATGACCACCGATTACTACCGCGACAACACCGTCGCCCTCGAAGCGTTGAAGGCTGGCCAGTTCGATTACTGGCTGGAAATGACCGCGAAAAACTGGGCCAACGCCTACAACATTCCGGCCGTCACCGAAGGTCGCCTGATCAAGGAACAGATCGCCAACAGCAACCCGACCGGCATGCAGGGTTTCGTTTATAACCTGCGCCGTCCGGTGTTCCAGGACGTGCGGGTGCGTCAGGCGCTCGGTCTGCTGTTCGATTTCGAATGGACCAACAAGCAACTGTTCAACGGCGCTTACTTCCGCACCCGCAGTTATTTCGAGAACTCGGAAATGGCCGCCACCGGCCTGCCCGACGCCGATCAACGGGCGATCCTCGAGCCGTTCCGCAGCAAACTGCCGGCGCAGGTGTTCAGTGAAGCGTTCGACAATCCCAAGACCGACGCCAGCGGCATGATCCGCACCCAGCAGCGCGAGGCCTATCAACTGCTGCAAGAGGCTGGCTGGAAGATCGTCGATGACAAAATGGTCGACGCCACCGGCAAACCGGTAGTGATCGAATTCCTGCTCGCGCAGACCGAATTCGAACGCGTGCTTCTGCCGTTCAAGCGCAACCTCAGCGACCTTGGCATCGATCTGGTGATCCGCCGCGTTGACGTCTCGCAGTACATCAACCGCGTGCGTTCGCGGGATTTCGACATGATGGTCGGCAGCTTTCCGCAGTCCAACTCGCCGGGTAACGAACAGCGCGAATACTGGATGAGCGCCGCCGCCGATAAACCGAGCAGCCGCAACACCATGGGTTTGAAGGATCCGACCGTCGATCAACTGGTCGAGAACCTGATCAACGCCGAGTCGCGCGTAAGCCTGGTGGCCCATGCCCGCGCGCTGGATCGCGTATTGCAATGGGGTTACTACGTGGTTCCCAACTGGCACATCAAGACCTGGCGTGTGGCTTACTGGAATCACATCGGTCACCCAAAGGTCTCACCCAAATACGACATCGGCATCAGCACCTGGTGGGTCAAGCCTGACGCGAAACCTGCGGTAGAAGTCGAAACCAAACTGCTAGCCGACCCTGTGGGCACGGAGTAA
- a CDS encoding extracellular solute-binding protein, producing MKRPLLLLLISLALSSTASATITESHGYAQFGTLKYPARFTHFDWVNPQAPKGGTLRVMAFGTFDTVNPYTFKGTSPVTTPNFLQYGINELNEPLMVGTGQYSPSGDEPASSYGLIAQSVEYSEDRSWVVFNLRPEARFHDGTPITAYDVAFSYRLLLKEGHPLYRTALQEVLRVDILNKQRIRFVLKRSGNPLLILRLGELPVLPQHYWKDRDFKATTFEPPLGSGPYRITAVTPGRQLIFERVKDYWGKDLAVNRGKYNFDRMEVEFYRDSDVAFEAFKAGEFDIYIEHQAKNWANGYNFPAIRRGDVIKAQIPHQIPTQSQGLFMNIRRATFADVKTREALGLMFDFEWTNRALFSDAYKRTTSYYPNSEFSASGLPVGHEWLMLKPYKDQLPAKLFTEPFTLPQTDGRGIPRETMRKALALLNEAGWKLNGQRLQNANGQPLSFELLLVNPNLERILQPYIENLNSIGIDARLRTVDRAQYKQRLDQFDFDMILMTLNQTLSPGLEQWQYFHSSQVAVKGSKNYAGIANPVVDHLLEQLLAARTRDEQVAAGKALDRVLLWQHYSIPNWYLNYHRLAYRNRLAFVTTPPYTLGLSAWWLKSSEKDQ from the coding sequence TTGAAGCGTCCCCTCCTCCTGCTCCTGATCAGCCTGGCCTTGAGCTCAACCGCAAGCGCGACGATTACCGAAAGTCACGGTTATGCGCAGTTCGGCACGCTCAAGTACCCGGCCAGATTTACCCACTTCGACTGGGTCAACCCGCAAGCGCCCAAGGGCGGTACGTTGCGGGTGATGGCGTTCGGCACCTTCGATACGGTCAACCCGTACACCTTCAAGGGTACCAGCCCGGTGACCACGCCGAATTTCCTCCAGTACGGCATCAACGAGCTGAACGAGCCGTTGATGGTCGGCACCGGTCAGTATTCGCCATCCGGTGACGAGCCGGCGTCGAGTTACGGCTTGATCGCACAATCGGTGGAATACAGCGAAGATCGCAGCTGGGTGGTGTTCAATCTGCGCCCCGAGGCACGTTTTCACGATGGCACGCCGATCACCGCCTACGACGTCGCGTTCTCCTATCGCCTGTTGCTCAAGGAAGGTCATCCGCTATACCGCACCGCGCTGCAGGAAGTATTGCGGGTCGACATCCTCAACAAGCAGCGAATTCGCTTCGTGCTCAAGCGCTCGGGCAATCCGCTGCTGATCCTGCGCCTTGGTGAATTACCGGTGCTGCCGCAGCATTACTGGAAAGACCGCGACTTCAAGGCCACCACCTTCGAACCGCCGCTGGGCAGCGGCCCTTACCGCATCACCGCAGTGACGCCGGGCCGGCAGTTGATCTTCGAGCGGGTCAAGGATTACTGGGGCAAGGATCTGGCGGTCAATCGCGGCAAGTACAACTTCGACCGCATGGAAGTCGAGTTCTACCGCGACAGCGATGTCGCCTTCGAAGCGTTCAAGGCCGGCGAGTTCGACATCTACATCGAGCATCAGGCGAAGAACTGGGCCAACGGCTACAACTTTCCGGCCATACGCCGTGGCGATGTGATCAAGGCACAGATCCCGCATCAGATCCCGACGCAGAGTCAGGGCCTGTTCATGAACATCCGCCGCGCCACCTTCGCTGACGTCAAGACCCGCGAAGCGCTGGGCCTGATGTTCGACTTCGAGTGGACCAACCGCGCACTGTTCAGCGATGCCTACAAACGCACGACCAGCTATTACCCCAACAGCGAATTCAGCGCCAGCGGCCTGCCAGTCGGCCACGAATGGCTGATGCTCAAGCCGTATAAAGACCAGTTACCGGCGAAGCTCTTTACCGAGCCGTTCACCTTGCCGCAAACCGATGGACGCGGTATTCCTCGCGAGACCATGCGCAAGGCCCTGGCGCTGCTCAACGAGGCCGGCTGGAAGCTCAACGGCCAGCGCCTGCAGAACGCCAATGGCCAGCCGCTGAGCTTCGAACTGTTGCTGGTCAACCCGAATCTGGAGCGCATCCTCCAGCCGTACATCGAGAACCTCAACAGCATCGGCATCGACGCGCGCCTGCGCACGGTCGATCGTGCGCAGTACAAACAACGCCTCGATCAATTCGATTTCGACATGATCCTGATGACGCTCAACCAGACCCTCAGCCCAGGCCTTGAGCAGTGGCAGTACTTCCACTCCAGCCAGGTCGCGGTCAAGGGCAGCAAGAATTACGCGGGCATCGCCAACCCGGTGGTCGATCACCTGCTCGAACAATTGCTCGCCGCGCGCACCCGCGACGAACAGGTCGCCGCCGGTAAGGCTCTCGACCGCGTGTTGCTCTGGCAGCACTACAGCATTCCCAACTGGTACCTCAATTATCACCGCCTGGCCTACCGCAACCGGTTGGCCTTTGTCACCACGCCGCCCTACACCCTGGGCCTGAGCGCATGGTGGCTGAAGTCTTCGGAGAAAGATCAATGA